The Pocillopora verrucosa isolate sample1 chromosome 14, ASM3666991v2, whole genome shotgun sequence genome has a segment encoding these proteins:
- the LOC131784386 gene encoding uncharacterized protein, translating into MRILLEYLDGDDKNITCPLLTERIYQDGTPGCTYNNWAYIIIAIVAFIIVGIPFTAFVCCIQRKIRNRQRIRRSSNDRSSPYPYQPISSEGSGHPSYGAIDSADERVIRSPSHDSVSTASLADKQSQHQDTTSVASSRASMVPAYDDVSLNQRSTAASRSRHPSNSENIKDGAKNSAGGQVNQRRTSRLSSDGQDRFVDQPGQFYESVDVVTNLPKLQDQTKARNDKQPPSKPPRQFFNKAITPETEDHVYSEVEGTDSNSAFQLPSNDVIYEINPKEDGAFEGSSPVYAVLEPPLEVPDQNKGPESPNEQKPGLEQEKKPADDKVGEDSASDNYVTVLPPTPPKQVYELANENSDLTASGSNEFDQYSVTPKEEEPDPVKSRSYFEEFLLDKVRALPADKRNGTFLIRDSTSSTGLKVLTLYCWKNDSNKELYHFKISSAEDGWVFLYKSSKRFSDLDELLKDLRKDKDMLPCVLTEQVLP; encoded by the exons ATGAGAATTTTGCTCGAGTATTTGGACGGTGATGATAAGAACATTACTTGTCCGCTGCTTACTGAACGGATATACCAAGATGGTACACCCGGTTGCACATACAACAACTGGGCTTACATAATCATTGCAATCGTGGCATTTATAATTGTTGGAATCCCATTTACAGCTTTCGTTTGCTGCATACAGCGGAAGATACGGAATAGGCAACGCATTCGACGCAGCAGCAATGACCGATCAAGCCCCTATCCATATCAG cCCATCAGCAGTGAAGGAAGTGGGCACCCTTCTTATGGAGCCATTGACAGTGCTGATGAGCGTGTAATCAGAT CTCCAAGCCATGACTCTGTATCTACTGCCAGTCTGGCTGATAAACAGAGCCAGCATCAAGACACCACAAGTGTGGCATCTAGTCGTGCAAGCATGGTTCCAGCCTATGACGACGTATCTTTAAATCAACGCAGCACTGCAGCCAGTAGATCTCGCCACCCATCTAATTCAGAAAATATTAAAGATGGTGCCAAGAACTCAGCAGGAGGGCAAGTCAATCAAAGGAGAACATCGCGTCTCTCATCAGATGGCCAGGATAGATTTGTTGACCAACCAGGACAGTTTTATGAATCTGTGGATGTTGTAACAAACTTGCCGAAGCTTCAAGACCAAACTAAAGCTAGAAATGATAAACAGCCACCCTCCAAACCTCCCAGGCAATTCTTTAATAAAGCTATCACTCCAGAAACTGAGGATCATGTATATTCTGAAGTTGAAGGCACTGACTCTAATAGTGCCTTTCAATTGCCATCAAATGATGTCATATATGAAATAAACCCTAAAGAGGATGGGGCTTTTGAAGGGAGCTCACCAGTGTATGCTGTTTTAGAACCACCCCTAGAGGTTCCAGATCAGAATAAGGGTCCAGAATCACCTAATGAACAGAAACCGGGTTTAGAGCAAGAGAAAAAGCCAGCTGATGACAAAGTTGGAGAGGATTCCGCTTCAGATAATTATGTAACAGTTCTTCCTCCTACTCCTCCCAAACAAGTTTATGAACTTGCAAATGAGAATTCAGACTTGACAGCAAGTGGCTCAAATGAGTTTGATCAATATTCTGTGACACCAAAAGAAGAAGAGCCTGACCCTGTGAAGTCAAGATCT TATTTTGAGGAGTTTCTTCTGGACAAAGTGAGGGCGTTACCAGCAGATAAAAGAAATGGTACTTTCCTTATTCGAGATTCAACTTCCTCAACTGGATTAAAG GTTTTAACCTTGTACTGTTGGAAAAATGACTCAAATAAAGAGCTTTACCACTTTAAG ATCAGTTCTGCAGAAGATGGCTGGGTATTCCTTTACAAGAGTTCTAAAAGGTTTTCAGACTTAGATGAACTGTTGAAAGATCTCAG gaaagacAAAGATATGTTGCCTTGTGTTTTAACTGAACAAGTTTTGCCCTAA
- the LOC131784387 gene encoding uncharacterized protein, translated as MFKKKNRGGKALQSGRKVGLEVGGARNVKRSQDLRSALSRKKAKKAQGFRVPATKTNTRNIVDARQTISSKKKLTQPIIRSISLLEDQRKEKRQNEFQKNRSLTLSTGGHIQITTKQDVPPNRSATVMGDSIRITAKVERSKEDLEREANITAGYLTITAKNEEAKRKEREQVLRKRERQNEAKRRERERKAQRREKERRENTLYSQINVENSVYASKKSEPLLAGRFGDSLLEGRLDHGMSSTAAQIQRGPEPSKQDIPTSGCRITVSNLHPLVTQQDVEELFGVVGELRSCKMLGRGSAEVVYVNKEDAHFAISRYNNRKLDGQPMLCKLNMQPSASLYSPPPARLAPLPPLRAAPAPAAKPLPRSVPAEYDGAPTEASRPVVFKVRI; from the coding sequence ATGTTTAAGAAGAAAAATCGAGGTGGTAAAGCGTTGCAAAGTGGAAGAAAAGTGGGCTTAGAAGTTGGAGGAGCGAGAAATGTCAAAAGATCGCAAGATCTGCGCTCTGCTCTTTCTcgaaaaaaggctaaaaaagcACAAGGGTTTCGTGTTCCTGCCACTAAAACGAATACGAGGAATATTGTTGACGCGAGGCAAACTATTTCTTCGAAGAAAAAACTAACTCAACCGATCATTCGTTCCATTTCCTTGCTAGAGgatcagagaaaagaaaaaagacaaaatgaatttcagaaaaatagGTCTTTGACGCTGTCGACTGGTGGCCATATTCAAATTACTACGAAGCAAGATGTCCCGCCAAATAGGTCAGCTACAGTGATGGGAGATTCGATCCGGATCACTGCCAAAGTAGAGCGTAGTAAGGAAGATTTGGAACGAGAAGCAAACATCACTGCAGGGTATCTTACGATAACAGCTAAGAATGAGgaggcaaaaagaaaagagagggAACAAGTCTTAAGAAAGCGAGAGAGACAAAACGAAGCAAAAAGGAGGGAACGAGAGAGGAAAGctcaaagaagagaaaaggagaGAAGAGAGAATACGCTGTACAGTCAGATTAATGTAGAAAACAGCGTCTACGCATCAAAAAAATCCGAACCTCTCCTAGCGGGCAGATTCGGAGATAGTTTGTTGGAGGGCAGATTGGATCACGGAATGAGCAGTACCGCAGCACAGATTCAAAGGGGTCCGGAGCCATCTAAACAAGACATACCAACTTCCGGTTGTAGGATCACGGTCTCGAATTTACACCCGCTTGTTACTCAACAAGACGTTGAAGAACTCTTCGGCGTAGTGGGTGAGTTACGCAGTTGTAAAATGCTTGGAAGGGGATCAGCAGAAGTTGTGTATGTGAATAAAGAAGATGCACACTTTGCAATTAGTAGATACAACAACCGGAAACTTGATGGGCAGCCGATGCTTTGTAAGCTAAACATGCAACCATCAGCATCACTCTACTCACCTCCACCGGCCAGACTAGCCCCTCTTCCTCCTCTACGTGCTGCCCCTGCACCAGCAGCAAAGCCTCTTCCAAGGAGTGTTCCTGCAGAGTATGATGGAGCACCAACAGAAGCTTCAAGACCAGTGGTCTTTAAAGTCAGAATATAG
- the LOC131784374 gene encoding transmembrane protein 33: MPPQENEGNPNASTHPPEGSTANSSTSPNWAALRRYLLDNKIDSALWLTRVFTIITSILYLLPFFSPMFSYNCYKRVLISSAATSALRLHQRLPRFQFSREFFGLLLSEDSCHYLLYSIMFVNSHPVTIILIPVALFALLHTVSFTKKLLDILGSGGIFSMSLIRSARKAIEKVEIHQQGLLRFIACTEIMLMPAVILMALSGQAGIVIPFVYYRFVGFRYASRRNPYCRLLFTELRRSVEQLASHPRCPAFLRTFVFKFTAFIEKLAPPMAPPPPQASAS, translated from the exons ATGCCACCGCAAGAAAACGAAGGAAATCCGAACGCTTCGACTCATCCGCCCGAAGGCAGTACGGCTAATTCTTCGACCAGCCCTAACTGGGCTGCACTTAGG CGATATCTGTTGGATAACAAAATTGATTCAGCATTATGGCTTACAAGAGTATTTACAATCATCACTTCAATTCTTTATTTGCTTCCATTTTTTAG TCCTATGTTCAGCTATAACTGTTACAAAAGAGTGCTGATCAGTTCAGCAGCCACATCAGCCTTAAGGCTTCATCAACGACTTCCA AGATTCCAGTTTTCAAGAGAATTCTTTGGACTGCTGCTTAGTGAAGACAGTTGCCATTATCTACTTTACAGCATCATGTTTGTCAACTCTCATCCTGTCACAA TCATCTTAATCCCAGTTGCATTATTTGCCCTTCTTCACACTGTGTCATTTACAAAAAAGTTACTAGAT ATCCTTGGAAGTGGTGGAATTTTCAGCATGTCCCTTATAAG gtcAGCTCGTAAAGCCATAGAGAAGGTGGAGATTCATCAGCAGGGATTGCTGAGGTTCATTGCTTGCACAGAGATAATGCTGATGCCAGCTGTTATTTTAATGGCACTCAG tgGTCAAGCTGGCAttgtcattccttttgtttACTATCGATTTGTGGGATTTAGATATGCATCCAGGCGGAACCCATATTGTAG ACTTCTTTTTACTGAGCTTCGACGATCAGTTGAGCAGCTTGCAAGTCATCCTCGCTGCCCAGCATTCTTGCGGACCTTTGTGTTCAAGTTCACTGCCTTCATTGAAAAGTTAGCTCCTCCAATGGCACCACCCCCTCCTCAAGCTTCTGCCTCTTGA